The Candidatus Stygibacter australis genome includes a region encoding these proteins:
- a CDS encoding DUF1565 domain-containing protein — ENVTITDNSAGEFGGGIFCADSSPSLENVTITGNSAGRNGGGIYCEESSPILEDVTITNNSAEWNCGGIYCSSSSPSLVNVTITNNTTDGDGGGIQCVENSSPSLENVTITGNSADERGGGIYCSFSSPSLENVTIMNNSSVWHGGGIYNHSSSTVFSSENRCNIYLNNGGYGNDIYSNTNMNVIVDTFTVLNPTDFHATPIENFTFDILHGLQGQINADLYVSPSGNNTNTGLTLDDPLKTIQYACSVILANSQNLHTIHLAEGTYSPSINGEIFPVNIPDFVSLCGESETGVILNAEGISGVIRLNNVENAISNLTITNGNTHYGGGILCDSSLPILENLMITGNSAERDGGGIYCDINSSPILENVTIADNSAERDGGGIYCQESSPILESVTIADNSAERDGGGIYCEDSSPILVNCIMWNNAPQEVYFNDDDDPNLITVAYTDIEDGLEGIVTNNNGTVNWLEGIIDSDPLFFDIEMGDYHLTEDSPCIDAGIAYFEYEGEVLVDLSEDEYWGIAPDMGAYEYGLVNTDEFIIQNSKLNIQNYPNPFNPETNIVFELSFGSNVLIEIYNIKGQKVTTLVNGPFEAGSHKITWNAVGQSSGVYLLRFNTTETSEMKKLILLK, encoded by the coding sequence AGAGAATGTGACGATTACGGATAATTCGGCTGGAGAATTTGGCGGTGGGATTTTCTGCGCTGATTCCAGTCCGAGTTTAGAGAATGTAACGATAACGGGTAATTCGGCTGGGCGGAATGGCGGTGGGATTTACTGCGAAGAATCCAGTCCGATTTTGGAGGATGTGACAATTACGAATAATTCGGCTGAGTGGAATTGCGGTGGAATTTACTGTTCTTCTTCTAGTCCGAGTTTAGTGAATGTGACGATAACTAATAATACGACTGATGGGGATGGAGGTGGGATTCAATGTGTTGAAAATTCCAGTCCGAGTTTAGAGAATGTGACGATTACTGGTAATTCTGCTGATGAAAGGGGCGGTGGGATTTACTGCAGTTTTTCCAGTCCGAGTTTAGAGAATGTGACGATAATGAATAATTCGTCTGTATGGCATGGTGGTGGGATTTACAACCATTCTTCCAGTACAGTATTCAGCAGTGAAAATCGCTGCAATATATATTTAAATAATGGAGGTTATGGCAATGATATTTATTCTAATACCAATATGAATGTCATAGTTGATACATTCACGGTATTAAATCCGACAGATTTTCATGCTACACCGATTGAAAACTTCACTTTTGATATTTTACATGGATTACAGGGTCAGATAAATGCTGATCTTTATGTTTCACCTTCAGGAAATAATACCAATACTGGCTTAACTTTAGATGATCCTCTCAAGACAATTCAGTATGCCTGTTCTGTTATATTGGCAAACAGTCAAAATCTTCACACAATTCATCTTGCAGAAGGTACTTACAGTCCTTCAATTAATGGAGAGATTTTCCCGGTAAATATACCGGATTTTGTCTCATTATGTGGTGAAAGTGAAACAGGAGTAATTCTTAATGCGGAAGGAATATCGGGAGTTATCAGGCTTAATAATGTGGAAAATGCAATTTCTAATTTGACAATTACTAATGGGAATACTCATTATGGCGGTGGGATTTTGTGCGATTCTTCCCTTCCGATTTTAGAGAATTTGATGATAACTGGTAATTCGGCTGAGCGGGATGGTGGTGGAATTTACTGCGATATAAATTCCAGTCCAATTTTAGAGAATGTTACGATAGCGGATAATTCGGCTGAGCGGGATGGTGGTGGAATTTACTGCCAAGAATCCAGTCCGATTTTAGAGAGTGTTACGATAGCGGATAATTCGGCTGAGCGGGATGGTGGTGGAATTTACTGCGAAGATTCCAGTCCGATATTAGTGAATTGCATTATGTGGAACAATGCACCTCAAGAGGTTTATTTTAATGATGACGATGACCCTAATTTAATAACAGTAGCTTATACCGATATTGAGGATGGACTTGAGGGAATAGTAACTAATAATAATGGTACAGTTAATTGGCTGGAAGGTATTATAGATTCTGATCCCTTATTCTTTGATATAGAGATGGGAGATTATCATCTGACAGAGGATTCACCTTGTATTGATGCCGGTATTGCTTATTTTGAATATGAAGGTGAAGTCTTAGTTGATTTGAGTGAAGATGAATATTGGGGAATTGCTCCTGATATGGGAGCGTATGAATATGGACTCGTCAATACTGACGAATTTATCATTCAAAATTCAAAACTCAACATTCAAAATTACCCAAATCCTTTCAATCCTGAAACGAATATTGTCTTTGAATTATCTTTTGGCAGTAATGTCTTGATTGAAATCTATAATATAAAAGGTCAAAAAGTAACAACTCTGGTCAATGGTCCTTTTGAGGCTGGCAGTCATAAAATTACCTGGAATGCCGTTGGTCAAAGTAGCGGAGTCTATCTGCTGAGATTTAATACTACTGAAACAAGTGAGATGAAGAAACTTATCCTGCTTAAATAG
- a CDS encoding T9SS type A sorting domain-containing protein — MSEVIRISNVENAAISNLTITNGHANCGSGFYCYCSSPILVNCILWNNSPQEVEFVSFDDPNTITIAYSDIDGGEAGIETNNNGTVYWLEGNIDADPLFVDALVGDYHLTEDSPCIDTGIAYFEYEGEVLVDLSEDEYFGIAPDMGVYEYGLVNTDELKIENVKCKINAYPNPFNPETNIVFDISTESNVLIEIYNIKGQKVTTLVNGPFEAGSHKVTWNAVGQSSGIYLLRFISAETSETKKLILLK; from the coding sequence ATGTCGGAAGTTATCAGGATAAGTAATGTGGAAAATGCTGCAATTTCAAATTTGACAATTACTAATGGGCATGCTAATTGTGGCAGTGGGTTTTACTGCTATTGTTCCAGTCCGATTTTAGTGAACTGTATTTTATGGAATAATTCACCCCAGGAAGTTGAATTTGTAAGTTTTGATGACCCAAATACAATAACAATAGCCTATTCTGATATTGATGGAGGAGAGGCGGGAATAGAAACCAATAATAATGGTACAGTTTACTGGTTAGAAGGTAATATTGATGCTGATCCTCTATTCGTGGATGCTTTGGTGGGAGATTATCATCTGACAGAGGATTCACCTTGTATTGATACCGGCATTGCTTATTTTGAGTATGAAGGTGAAGTCTTAGTTGATTTGAGTGAAGATGAATATTTTGGAATTGCACCTGATATGGGTGTTTATGAATATGGACTCGTCAATACAGACGAATTGAAAATTGAAAATGTAAAATGTAAAATTAATGCTTACCCAAATCCTTTCAATCCTGAGACGAATATTGTCTTTGATATATCAACAGAAAGCAATGTCTTGATTGAAATCTATAATATAAAGGGACAGAAAGTAACAACTCTGGTTAATGGTCCTTTTGAGGCTGGCAGTCATAAAGTTACCTGGAATGCCGTTGGTCAAAGTAGCGGAATCTATCTGCTGAGATTTATTTCTGCTGAAACAAGTGAGACGAAGAAACTTATCCTGCTTAAATAG